DNA sequence from the Asticcacaulis sp. AND118 genome:
CGGGGTTAAAGTGGGGAGGCCTTAACTCTACGTTCGCATGGACATCATACCGCAACGCAACATTTCCACAACCCCGTTCATATAAGTTGTGATGAGATGCGGCGGCAGCCGTGTCCGGCTAATCACAATGCACTTTTGCAGGCTGCAGGCAATTCGGAGTAAAATACCGGTAAGCGACCGCGTAAACGAGTAACAACGGCGACAGGAAAGCCAAAATGATTATTGCCGGAATAAGATAAATGTAATCGACAGAACGATAGGATAACTTTTTCATCTTACCACCTCTGGCCACGATTTCTAAAGTCCGACACCCCTCCCTATTCTTACACATTATTAGTAAACAAAGATTAACCACGCCGTTGACACTTTTTGCAAACGCGGTAATATCTGTGTTACGCTCTGTAACATTGGTCGCACACTGAACTCCGGTGCATAAGCGATCCAGCGCTTCGCCCCTCGCTTGTGCAAAAAAGCCATAAGGATGCGCGCTTAGCCGCCGCTTACCGCACCTGCGTAACGCGCGCATTTTCGATCAAGTCCACGCATTGTAAAACGACACAATTTTGACGAAACCCGTCTGCTGCAGCGCATCTACACACGTTGGTGAATTGAAATAGTCTGTAACATGCCCAATGTAGGCTGTAACAACATGACACAGGCTGGAATCGTATGCGCACCCTAAGAGACGACGTCACCCTCATCACCCTGAAAGACATTCGCGAGACGCGTCAGAATACTGACGACCGCAAGTTGTCCTTGGGTGGGCGCGTCGGCGTCATTCTGACCGTCGGGTGCCTTGGGTGGGGTCTGGTTGCTGCGATCGTGTTCGCCATTTCAGCGCTGATCGGCGGCTGATTCCAAATCTGAGGCTCGCCCTTTCAGGAACCAAGTTCGGCGCCGCCCAATGCGCAAAAAAAATCTGCCTGATCACCGATCCGGCAGATTTTGTCGTTTTGAACACGGACCTTTTATCAGGCGCGTGGCGGATGATGCGGGGTATGAGGGGGCACAGGGTGACGTGCGACCCGATGCGGAACCCGCGCCAACGCGGCATCCGCCGGCCGACGGCGCGGCATGTTCACGCCCAAACGCGCGAAGTGGCGGAAGGTTTCGGCATAGGAAGGAATAGTGGCCACGGATACGCCGATCAGATCGGCCAGCCAGTCGCCGACGCTGGCGCTGCGCCCCGTAAACAGTTGTACCACTTCGATCAAAGCCCCCAACAGCAGTACGCCCAGCGCCATATCCATACGTCTTACACGCGGAAAGGCCAGTTGCAGCATCAGGGTCAGGCTGAAGAAGGCAATAATGTGCGCCTCTTTATCCGTCAGGCCGAAAGATTCTTCGGCGTGCGCAAAGGGCCCCAGAACAAGTATACCGATGGCAAGGGATAAAAGAACGAGACAAACGCGAATATATAGAACGGCTTTCTGCGCACGGGACATTGAGAGTTCTCCTTGTCCTTGCACCTTAAATCCATATGGTAAAGAAAGGCGGCTAGAAACACGGTTAGCAAAGCCTTACTTCGCACTCGCACATGCTGATTATGTATAGGACCCGGCTCCGGCGCACTGTGCCAGAACAGCCCCATTACGCAGATGCAGAAAATAAAGATTTCATTAGGCGTGTTTATCGACGCTCGTTTAACTGCACCCGCCTATAGTCCGGTGATACACAAACCCGGAGTAGTCTTATGCGTACCCAAGCTGCGATTAAACCGCAAACCCCGTCGACCACCCCGACTGAAGTGTCGCGTCCGCAAATCGCTGACCTCGCCGCGGATTCGTCTGTTCCCTCGCCTGCGCATGCGCTGCAACTGCGCCTCCTGAGCGCGCTGGACGAACACCCCGCCGTCGAAAAGAAGCTGCCTCAGCGGTGGACCCTGATGGGCCTGTTTGTCACCTGTGCCGCCTTCTGGGCGCTGGTGTCGCAACTGGTATTCGCGCACTGATCTGGTTTTTCTCCCAGGAAACCGAAACCCCGGCGTTTCCTCCGGTTTTTTTTTTGTCGCGACAAACCCATTGGGCGGCCTAACGATCAACCTTTTCCAGAAACCACTTATAGGTTTCTTCGATACCTTTATGCAACTCGATCCTGGGGCTCCACCCCATGCCCCTGAGCTTATCTGCGCTCATGAGTTTTCGAGGGGTGCCATCGGGCTTTGAAAGGTCGTGAACGATCTCACCTTTGAAGCCAACCACATCGCACACGATCTGTGTCAGTTCGAGGATGGTCACGTCCTCGCCCGAGCCCACATTGACATGCTCGAAACCCGAATAGCCCTTCAGTAAAAAAACCAAAGCGTCCGCACAGTCGTCACAGTGCAGGAACTCCCGACGCGGGGTGCCGGTGCCCCAGACGACGATCTGCGGATCGCCCCTCAA
Encoded proteins:
- a CDS encoding VanZ family protein, which codes for MSRAQKAVLYIRVCLVLLSLAIGILVLGPFAHAEESFGLTDKEAHIIAFFSLTLMLQLAFPRVRRMDMALGVLLLGALIEVVQLFTGRSASVGDWLADLIGVSVATIPSYAETFRHFARLGVNMPRRRPADAALARVPHRVARHPVPPHTPHHPPRA